The nucleotide window agtgattgaaattatcattgatcaaacttgtgcactttgctagcattcacacttcataaattatttcttttatcatttacctactcgaggacgagtaggaattaagcttagggatgctgatacgtctccaacatatctataatttatgagtatccatgccatgtttacaacaattttatatggttttgatatgatttgcatggaactaacccggactgacgctgttttcagcagaactaccatggtgttgttttttgtgtagaaatgaaagttctccaaatgagctgaaactttttgacgattttctGGGAACAAAAGAGACCTCTGAAGCTTCGTGGGAGGGCCAGAAGAGCtacgaggagggcacaacccatcagggcgcgactggtgggcctggcttgccccgatgggttgtgctcacctcgaggccatcttcgcgtgaaaccaatgccaaaaaatcctataaatacagaaaccatcagaaataaccctagatcagaagttccgccaccgcaaggctctgtagccaccgaaaatcaatctagaccccgtttcggcaccctgccggaggggggaatcatctccggttggcatcttcatcatcccgacggccaccacgatgaggagggagtagtccaccctcggggctgagggtttgtactagtagctatgtgtttaatctctctctctctctctctctctctctctctctctctctctctttcgtgttcttgagacgtcacgatcttgatgtatcgcgggctttgttaatatagtagGATCATATGGTgctttcccctctctatcttgttgtgatgaattgatttTTTTCCTTTGAGAGTttgttgttatcggattgaatacttttatggatttgagagcacttgatatatgtcttgcatatgaatactcgtggtgacaatggggtatcgtattgattcacttgatatatgttttggcactcaactcgcggattcccgaggtgacattggggtaatctatgcagaggggttgatgcacgttcttgtctttgtttctccggtagaatcttggggcactctttgaaattctttgtgttggattgaatattatgaatttgaatttgctttggtgttattttagtatgaactcttggttagatcgatagGAAAGAATAGtttcgtgttattttagtacgaactctaggatagattgatcggaaagaatagctttgaggtggtttcgtaccctacaaacaattccgtctTATCTTCTCCGTTATATAGGAattttggagtgattcttcgttgcacgttgaaggacggttatatgatccaattatattagcattgttgagagattgcactagcgaaagtacggaccctaggcctcatttttaagcattgcaataccgtttttgtgcccgtttactatttgctacgttgctgtttttatttattcagattattaaaatatatttttaccatccgtattacacttttatcaccatttcttcgccgaactagtgcacctatacaatttgtcattgtattaggtgtgttggggacacgagagactttttattatttggttgcagggttgtttgagagagaccatcttcatcctgcgcctcccacggattaataaatcttaggtcatccacttgaggaaaaattGCCACTGTcgtacaaaactctacgcttggaggcccaacacgtgtctataagaataaagttgcgtagtagacattaGACTGCAACGGACTAGTTTTTTTGCCACGGAAATCTAGTTATTATTTggaggagttgggtttctctgtgctggagcaatTTCTATGAACACTGGAGTTGGGTTACTATCTTCTGGAGTTTGGATCTTTTACAAAGACCTTGTTTATagcccttcagattctaacatattCTTCTTGCCCTTACATGCCTTGTAttgaagaatggtgcttcaattataaaacatgctatgTGAGAGAGATGGAAATAGGTACTAAACTATAGAAATGCATGACATATTGCCTTGTATTTTTGTTCTACATACATCTATTTTTGTCCATTTCCGCGAGATGTAATCCagacagagggagtatgataTGCTCTTATCTCTCGAATTTTCATGGATTCAATATTGTCTATGTACGAAGGGAGGCCAATTTAGTTGCTCACCAATGTGCTAGGTATTCTCTAGCTTTACTTGTTAGTTCATGTACCTTTGATGTAATCCCTGACTTTTAGATTAAGACAATTCAATCGGACTTATGCCGTTTGAATGAATGAGAAGGCCTCATAGGCGATTcttaaaagaaaaggaaaaacaTCTTTTTTTAGGAAAAGAAAAACATCTAGAAGAGTTGTATGTGGGTGCTCCTATTTCGCGTGTTCGGTGTCGGGGAATCGGGGAACCCAATCGGCGCCCACTGCAACGCCTAGTGGGCTGCCCCACGAACGCACAGAGCAATAAATCGTCTCGCGAAAAAAACCCACAAAAATATGCTTGCACGATAACTCAAATTCCCGCCAATCGATTGTCGGATTGTTCAGCTAACCACTACAACACCGAACACTAGTGGTTGGTGGCAACGTGAATTGGTCAAGAACCACTCgagaaaaaaagttcatcaaattttggaaaaaatcatcaaatttgaaaacaaaATTTCATCAATTcgaaaaaatgttcatcaaatttggaaaaaataatcaaatttcaaaaaagttcatcaagTTTGGAAAAAAAAGTTtgttgaatttgaaaaaaagcccagcaaatttgaaaaagttcatcattATTTAAAGGAAGCTCATCGAATTTTAAAAAAGTTCAGCGATTTTTAAAAAAGTTCACGGATTTTgagaaaaaagttcatcgatttgaaaaaaaatcaccGAGTATGAAAAAGTTCATATTTCTTTTAAGAAAATCATCGACTTGAAGAAAGCGTTCACATTTTTGTGAAAAAATAGataggaaaaaaggaaaaaaaaggaaagaaTGAATAAAAGAAGTAAAAATTAAAGGAGGTTGTTACACTTGCGTACCTCGATGAGGGAGGCTGTTGGTTCGATTCATAAACAATGCTTTTTTGCTGATTAAGACACAGAAAAAAAATGTTGGATTGGCGGGCCCAGTGCGGGGAGCTTCAAGTGCCCATTTGCAAAAACACTAGTAACGGGCGTGGAAATCCCTATTCGATGCATTATGCATTGAAGTGCCCGTTTGCAAAAACACAAGTAACGGGCGCGGAAATCCCTATTCAACGCATTTTCATCGAACTGCCGTTGTTTCGCAAAGGGGAATCAAGCGATCGTTCAAGCTGGGCCGGCCTGTTTAAGCATTTCAACGTCCCCGGTTTTAAGGTTCCCAGACGATTTTTTATTGCTTTTGGAAACTTCTAGAAGGTTCCTGAACCGGTTTTTCCTTGTTCTTTTTCTCTTTATcctattttcctttttcctgtctttcttttctctcctttccctcttttctgtttatttttattttatttctctttcgtttttctttctttcctttcattttagttttttattttcAACTTTATTATTCTTTCTTCAATTTTTTAAAATCATTTAAATCTTCCTGTTTTATAATTTTGCTCATAAATCCGAAAAATGTCCTGGATTTTCCAAAAATATTTGCAtttaaaaaaatcagaatttggaaaaaatgttcccattataattttttttaaatgcTCATGTTTCAATTTTTAAAATGTTCATGTTTCAAAATATTTAAAATATTTCATGTTCCCATtttcacaaattttaaaaaaattcatgtTTCAAAAAAGGTTCGCAAATGTCCATCTTTTCAGGAGTTCGAAAAAATTTCACATTTCAAAAATTGTTTGATTTTCAAAAAATGatcattttttgaaattttgttTGGTATATTTATCTTCGAAATGTTCACAACTTAAAATTTTTTTGTTCCTGCTTTCAAACATAGTTCccaaatttgaaaaaaatgctGATGTTTCCATTTTGCAGGAGTTTCCAAAATTATTCACAAATTTCGCTTTTTTTTAATTTGGCTTGTGCTTCTCAAAAATTGTTCTGAAGGTAATTTAAAAGTTATGTGAAACATATTTTTTTTTacattttcaaaaattgtttgcaatttttttaaaATGTTTGTGTTTCCAATTTTAAGGAGTGCTAAAAGCAATTCATGTTTGCAAAAATTcttcacaaattttaaaaatgcTTGTGTTTTAAAATTTTCTTCGGGAGTTTTTAAAAATGTTCTCTTTTCCAAATTTTGTTTTGGAATTACAAAATATGTTCCAGTTTCAAAAAAGTGTTCATGATTTTCAGAGAATGTTTTCAGATTTTCATGATTTGCGCCATCTTAGGAAAAATTGTGTCCGTAATTTCAGAAACTTTTTGAATCTGCGCTGGGGTTCGATTCTTAGTAGTTGTGTTGTCCTATAATCACTAAAGCTCGTTGGCTCAGCTGGTTGTATCACCTTTTCTCTCGGGATGAGATACTGGGTTTGATACCCCGCGAGGGCACATTTTTTGCAGCCAGGACTCGATCACATTCTGTCGCTACAGTCAAAACAGAAAACGGCATAGAAAGCCGGCCAACTGGAAGCTCTGTGCAAAGCTCCACCAACTTGACGCAAAGAGCGTCATATAGGACTTCCCAACGGGCGCCTGAAGCGACAAATAGGGTCTGCCGCTGTACGCGGGCTGCTTGTGGAGGAAACGGCGCGGCCCTCCCAAGTTTACAAGCCGATGTGGTCCTAAGCTTTAGGCCCATCTGGCCCGTACAACACACCTATCTTCTCACAAGAAAAAGACGACGTTCTTCTCACGTGGGCCAGGGCCATGGCCGAGTTCTTAAGACCCAATCCCACCAAACCCCTCACCAATTCTCTTATCCCCTCCTCATCTTCTCCCCGCACCCGACGACATCGCGGGAGAAGGAAGGAAGCATCAtggccggagcagcagcagccgccgccgccgtggcctCCGGCATCTCGATCCGGACGGTCGCCGCTCCTAAGATCTCGCGCGCGCCTCGCTCTCGGTCGGTGGTGAGGGCGGCCGTTTCCTTAGGCGAGAAGGCTTACACGGTTCAGAAATCTGAGGAGATCTTCAACGCTGCCAAGGTGCTATATCTCCcctttctctctttctctctctctgtgtctgtctctctctctctctctctctctcttagtGCCGCGTTTGAGATTTTCTCTTCGCGGTTCATCGGGGGAGGAAAATGCGGATTTTTTCTGAGTGCAATTGTGGAGAGGCGTGCGTGTGTGACCAACTTCAAAAGTTCTCGGGTAAACTTGGACAAAATTTGCATGTTTTTGTGTCTGGTATGCGAATTGAAGGCGTAGTATGACTAGATTAGAGGTTGAAAATCAGGGCCCTTGTGCTGCCTAGATGGGCAATGTCAGCATTTGGCAAGGTCAAGGTCAACTGTATTCTTAGACCAGATTGCTAGGTGTAGGCAGAAATATTAGCATAGACACAACATCGATCGTCAAGTTTCACGCACAGAATTAGTCTCTGTGTACATGGTGGGCAACTACGTGCATGTTTGATTCTGCTACCTGCATTTACAACCATGATGAGAATATAAGGTGGAATGGTTGCCATAAGTAGTTGGATCCGAGAAATGTAAAAGTGGGCAGTGCATttaaccatgctcttagtcaTGTTTTTGGTCTTAGATAAGTAGTTGGCATAGTGCGTTGACAGATGTTGAACTGTTTGGTGCTGCTCTGTTTGGATTTAGTGAACTATCATGAGATGGCGCAGTCCATCCTCATCCAGAGCATCGTTACATTCTTCTATTATTTGAGATCTTACTCACATTTTATTTTCATTATTATCTGATGTGGGTGTTTTACTGATTGATGTCTCACTTCTTCACAGGAATTGATGCCTGGAGGTGTTAATTCACCAGTCCGTGCCTTCAAATCAGTCGGCGGGCAGCCCATAGTTTTTGATTCTGTGAAGGGCTCTCATATGTGGGATGTTGATGGAAATGAATATATTGATTATGTTGGTTCCTGGGGTCCTGCAATCATTGGTCATGCAGATGACGAGGTACATCCtaccctccgtcccaaaataagtgccgttgacttagtacaactttgtattaaagttgtactaaatccgcgatacttattttgggacggagggagtatttcataAAATGTATGGGGTGGAATGTTTCTACCTATATATTTTGAACTGCTTTATTGTTGCCCAGAGTGAATATTTGATGATTGAAAGGCTTGGTAATTTCTTTGTTGTACTCGGTAGGATTAATTTGACTAATCACCATTTTTTCCATAAAAGAAATACCACTAGCTTAAGTACATGTGTTATTCATTAGATTGTGTGATCAAACTGCTGGAATCGCCTAATACTATCTCAGTTCAAAACTTTTGAGGAATCATGAAGTTAGGACTAAACATATCTTGCTTTATTTGGAAATCGCAAGATAGAAACTGACTGACCATTCTGAACCAAATTCAGCGTTACTAAATGCTTGTGTTTAATTCAGGTGAATGCTGCACTTATTGAAACTCTGAAGAAGGGAACTAGCTTTGGTGCTCCATGTGCGTTGGAGAATGTGTTGGCTCAAATGGTCATCTCCGCTGTGCCGAGTATCGAAATGGTTCGTTTTGTAAACTCAGGAACAGAAGCTTGCATGGGAGCACTCCGCCTTGTGCGTGCATTCACTGGGAGGGAAAAGATCCTCAAGTTTGAAGGCTGTTACCATGGCCATGCAGATTCCTTCCTCGTTAAAGCAGGCAGTGGTGTTGCCACCCTCGGCCTCCCAGACTCCCCTGGAGTGCCTAAGGGAGCCACTGTTGGGACTCTAACAGCACCTTATAATGATGCTGAGGCAGTTAAAAAGCTGTTTGAGGATAACAAAGGGGAAATTGCTGCAGTCTTCCTTGAGCCGGTTGTCGGCAATGCTGGCTTCATTCCTCCGCAGCCTGCTTTCCTAAATGCTCTCCGTGAGGTGACCAAACAAGACGGTGCACTTCTGGTCTTTGATGAAGTGATGACTGGTTTCCGTTTAGCTTATGGTGGGGCACAAGAGTACTTTGGAATCACCCCTGACGTGACAACCTTGGGGAAAATTATTGGCGGTGGTCTTCCAGTTGGTGCTTATGGTGGGCGGAAGGATATCATGGAGATGGTTGCTCCAGCAGGACCAATGTACCAGGCAGGAACCCTGAGTGGAAACCCTCTAGCTATGACTGCCGGAATCCACACTCTCAAGCGTCTGATGGAGCCTGGCACCTATGAATACTTAGACAAGGTCACCGGTGAACTTGTCCAGGGTATATTGGATGCG belongs to Triticum urartu cultivar G1812 chromosome 7, Tu2.1, whole genome shotgun sequence and includes:
- the LOC125518296 gene encoding glutamate-1-semialdehyde 2,1-aminomutase, chloroplastic, with protein sequence MAGAAAAAAAVASGISIRTVAAPKISRAPRSRSVVRAAVSLGEKAYTVQKSEEIFNAAKELMPGGVNSPVRAFKSVGGQPIVFDSVKGSHMWDVDGNEYIDYVGSWGPAIIGHADDEVNAALIETLKKGTSFGAPCALENVLAQMVISAVPSIEMVRFVNSGTEACMGALRLVRAFTGREKILKFEGCYHGHADSFLVKAGSGVATLGLPDSPGVPKGATVGTLTAPYNDAEAVKKLFEDNKGEIAAVFLEPVVGNAGFIPPQPAFLNALREVTKQDGALLVFDEVMTGFRLAYGGAQEYFGITPDVTTLGKIIGGGLPVGAYGGRKDIMEMVAPAGPMYQAGTLSGNPLAMTAGIHTLKRLMEPGTYEYLDKVTGELVQGILDAGAKTGHEMCGGHIRGMFGFFFAGGPVHNFDDAKKSNTAKFGRFHRGMLEEGVYLAPSQFEAGFTSLAHTTLDIEKTVEAAEKVLRRI